In the genome of Longimicrobium sp., the window GGACGTCCGCGGCAAGCGCGTCCTCGTCCGGGTGGACTACAACGTCCCCATCGAGGACGGGCGGATCACCGACGACAAGCGCATCACCAGCACCCTTCCCACGCTGGATGCGCTCCTGCAGCGCGGCGCGCGCGTCGTCCTGCTGGCCCACTTCGGCCGCCCCAAGGGCAAGCCGAACGCGGAGATGTCGCTGCGCCCCGTCGCCGCGCACCTGGAAACGCTGCTGGAAGGCCGTAGCGTCCGCTTCGTCGAGGAGACCGTCGGCCTCCAGGCCGGCGGCGCCGTTTCGCTGATGCAGGACGGCGAGGTGCTGCTGCTGGAAAACACGCGCTTCCTCCCCGGCGAGGAAAAGAACGACTCGTCCCTGGCGGAGGAAATGTCCGCCCTGGGCGACGTGTACGTGAACGACGCCTTCGGGGCGGCGCACCGGGCGCACGCGTCCACGGCGGGCGTGGCCATCGCCATGAAGGCGTACGGCAAGCCCGCCGTCGCCGGCCTGCTGATGGACCGCGAGCTCCAGTACCTGGGCGGCGCACTGGCCGAGCCCGAGCGCCCGTTCGTCGCCATCCTGGGCGGCGCGAAGATCTCGGGGAAGATCGACGTCATCCGCAGCCTGCTCCCCAAGGTCGACCACCTGCTGATCGGCGGGGCGATGGCCAACACCTTCTTCCGCGCGATGGGGCTCGCCACGGGCACGTCGCTCGTCGAAGACGACCGGGTCGACATGGCGCGCGAGCTCCTGGCCACCGCGGGCGACAAGCTGGTAATCCCGGTGGATGCCGTCGTCGCGCCCAAGCTGGAAGCGGGGCAGACCACGCAGACGGTCGCCCGCGAGTCCATCCCGTCCGACCAGTCCGTCCTCGACGTCGGCCCGAAGACGGTGGAGGAGTTCCGCCGCATCCTGTCCACCGCGCGCACGGTGCTGTGGAACGGGCCGATGGGCGTGTTCGAGATCGCGGAGTTCGCCGCCGGCACCCGCGGCGTCGCCGAGGCGGTGGCGGAGGCGACGGACCGCGGCGCGACCACCATCATCGGCGGCGGCGACTCGGCC includes:
- a CDS encoding phosphoglycerate kinase; its protein translation is MADLKDEDVRGKRVLVRVDYNVPIEDGRITDDKRITSTLPTLDALLQRGARVVLLAHFGRPKGKPNAEMSLRPVAAHLETLLEGRSVRFVEETVGLQAGGAVSLMQDGEVLLLENTRFLPGEEKNDSSLAEEMSALGDVYVNDAFGAAHRAHASTAGVAIAMKAYGKPAVAGLLMDRELQYLGGALAEPERPFVAILGGAKISGKIDVIRSLLPKVDHLLIGGAMANTFFRAMGLATGTSLVEDDRVDMARELLATAGDKLVIPVDAVVAPKLEAGQTTQTVARESIPSDQSVLDVGPKTVEEFRRILSTARTVLWNGPMGVFEIAEFAAGTRGVAEAVAEATDRGATTIIGGGDSAAAVAELGLEARMSHVSTGGGASLEFLEGKELPGVAALNNAVAS